Proteins from a single region of Apostichopus japonicus isolate 1M-3 chromosome 21, ASM3797524v1, whole genome shotgun sequence:
- the LOC139962675 gene encoding dual specificity protein phosphatase 14-like — translation MNNYSAYHTLSKITDSLYLTSANGAKSQTALHAKGITCVICVTLSVQCPTPNYRDSSIEFIRIPVDDIPQAQLSLHFDRVADKIHEVRKKGGRTVVHCFAGRSRSATLCIVYLMKYDKMTLKQAHSYVRSRRSLIRPNPGFWRQMVIYEQNLFGKKSIKMVSSPIGWIPDIYEKELKNFVPL, via the coding sequence ATGAACAACTACTCAGCATACCATACTCTCAGCAAGATCACAGACTCACTTTATTTGACAAGTGCCAATGGTGCCAAAAGCCAGACTGCTCTTCATGCTAAAGGTATCACCTGTGTTATTTGTGTGACTCTGTCAGTGCAATGCCCAACACCAAATTACCGGGATAGTTCCATAGAGTTCATCAGAATCCCTGTTGAtgacatacctcaggctcagcTTTCACTTCACTTTGACAGAGTTGCTGACAAAATTCATGAAGTGAGAAAGAAAGGCGGAAGGACAGTGGTCCATTGCTTTGCTGGTCGGAGCAGATCTGCAACACTCTGCATTGTATACCTTATGAAGTATGACAAAATGACTTTGAAACAAGCCCATTCGTATGTAAGGTCACGGAGATCTTTGATCAGACCAAACCCAGGCTTTTGGAGGCAAATGGTAATATATGAACAAAACCTTTTTGGCAAAAAATCCATTAAGATGGTTAGTTCTCCTATTGGTTGGATTCCTGATATTTATGAAAAAGAGTTAAAGAATTTTGTTCCTCTCTGA